Proteins from one Ictidomys tridecemlineatus isolate mIctTri1 chromosome 14, mIctTri1.hap1, whole genome shotgun sequence genomic window:
- the Cyp4v2 gene encoding cytochrome P450 4V2 isoform X2: protein MVALYNAENVEVILTCSKQIDKSYVYKFLEPWLGLGLLTSTGNKWRSRRKMLTPTFHFTILDEFLDIMNEQANILVNKLEKHVNQEAFNCFFYITLCALDIICETAMGKNIGAQSNDDSEYVRAVYRMSDMVHRRMKMPWLWLDLWYFLFREGWEHKRGLTILHTFTNNVIAERTKKMKEVGECRDAVLSKTKRKAFLDLLLSVTDDEGNKLSQEDIREEVDTFMFEGHDTTAAAINLSLYLLGCYPEVQKKVDNELDEVFGKSDHPATLEDLKKLKYLECVIKETLRLFPSVPLFARRLNEDCEVAGYKISKGTEAVIIPYALHRDPKYFPDPEEFQPERFFPENAQGRHPYSYVPFSAGPRNCIGQKFAVMEEKTILSCILRQFWVESTQKREELGLSGELILRPNNGIWIKLKRRDIDAS from the exons ATGGTGGCCCTTTATAATGCAGAAAATGTGGAG GTAATTTTAACATGTTCAAAGCAAATTGACAAATCCTATGTGTACAAGTTCCTAGAGCCATGGCTTGGCCTTGGACTTCTTACAAG TACTGGAAACAAATGGCGCTCCAGGAGAAAAATGTTAACACCCACCTTCCATTTCACAATTCTGGATGAATTCTTAGATATCATGAATGAGCAAGCAAATATATTGGTtaataaacttgaaaaacatGTTAACCAAGAAGCATTTAACTGCTTTTTTTACATCACTCTCTGTGCCTTAGATATAATCTGTG AAACAGCTATGGGGAAGAATATCGGTGCTCAAAGCAATGATGATTCTGAGTATGTCCGTGCAGTCTATAG GATGAGTGATATGGTACATCGGAGAATGAAGATGCCGTGGCTTTGGCTTGATCTTTGGTACTTTTTGTTTAGAGAAGGATGGGAACACAAAAGGGGCCTTACGATCCTACACACCTTTACCAACAAT GTCATTGCTGAACGGACCAAGAAAATGAAGGAAGTTGGAGAATGTAGAGATGCTGTTCTCTCCAAAACTAAACGCAAGGCTTTTCTTGACTTGCTTTTAAGTGTGACTGATGACGAAGGGAACAAGCTAAGTCAGGAAGATATTCGAGAAGAAGTTGACACCTTCATGTTCGAG ggcCATGATACAACTGCAGCTGCAATAAACTTGTCCTTGTACCTATTGGGTTGTTATCCAGAAGTCCAGAAAAAAGTGGACAATGAACTGGATGAAGTGTTTG GGAAGTCTGATCATCCTGCTACCTTGGAAGACCTGAAGAAACTTAAGTATCTGGAATGTGTTATTAAGGAGACTCTTCGCCTTTTCCCCTCTGTCCCTTTGTTTGCCCGGAGACTTAATGAAGATTGTGAAGTGG CCGGTTACAAGATTTCCAAAGGCACCGAGGCGGTCATCATCCCCTACGCATTGCACAGAGACCCCAAATACTTCCCAGATCCTGAGGAATTCCAGCCAGAACGGTTCTTTCCTGAGAACGCACAAGGACGCCATCCATACTCCTATGTCCCCTTCTCTGCTGGACCCAGAAACTGTATAG gTCAAAAGTTTGCTGTGATGGAAGAAAAGACCATTCTTTCCTGTATCCTGAGGCAGTTTTGGGTAGAATCCACCCAGAAAAGAGAAGAACTTGGCTTGTCAGGAGAATTGATTCTCCGGCCAAATAATGGCATCTGGATCAAGTTGAAGAGGAGAGACATAGATGCATCCTAA